GAAAAGCTTAACGAAGCGGGAATAAAATCAGAAATCAAAGGGAGACCGAAAAGTCTATATTCCATTTATAAGAAAATGTATTTTAAGAATAAATCCTTTGAGCAGATATATGACTTGATTGCCGTTAGAATTATTGTGGACACTATTAAAGACTGCTACGGCTCTCTGGGAACTGTGCACACACTTTGGAAGCCTATTCCTGGAAGGTTCAAAGACTACATTGCAATGCCAAAACCAAACATGTACCAGTCTTTGCATACTACGGTAATAGGGCCGTATGGAGAACCATTTGAGATACAGATAAGGACTCTTGAAATGCACAGGACTGCTGAGTACGGTATTGCGGCGCACTGGAAGTACAAGGAAGGAATCGATGAAAAGACAAATTATGAGGAGAAACTGAACTGGCTGAGGCAGATGCTTGAATGGCAGCAGGAAACAAATGATCCTCAGGAATTTATGGAATCGCTAAAAATAGACTTATATGCTGACGAAGTATTTGTATTTACACCTAAGGGAGAAGTTGTAAATCTGCCTAAGGGTTCAATACCGATAGATTTTGCTTACAGGGTACACAGTGCCGTGGGCAACAGGTGTGTAGGTGCAAAGATAAACGGCAGAATAGTGCCTATTGACACGAAGCTAAAGACAGGTGATCAGGTTGAAATACTTACATCGCAGTCTAGTGTCGGTCCCAGCAGAGACTGGCTGAAAATAGCTGCATCAAGCCAGGCAAAATCAAAAATAAGGAAGTTCTTCAAGGAAAAAGACAAAGATTTCAATGTTGAAAAAGGGAAAGAGCTTGTAGAGCGAGAAGTCAAAAAACAAGGCTTTCAAATTGTTGATTTGATGAAGGAAGAATGGCTGAAGTTTGTAGCAGATAAATACAACATGAATACCATAAGCAATCTGTTTGCGGCGGTAGGAAATGGCGGTATCACAGAAAACCAGATTGTAAACAGGCTGAAGTTACTATATCTGGAAAAAAACAAGGATAAAATAGAGCTTGAAAAGATAGAAAATCTTGAGAAGAATCTGACAGCAGCAAAAGCATCGCCGCCAAGAAAAGAAAAACATGCTTCGGGTGTTATTATAAAGGGCATAGACAACATAAAGGTCCGTTTTTCTAAATGCTGCAATCCAGTTCCCGGAGATGCAATTGTAGGATATATTACCAGAGGCAGAGGAGTTTCGATTCACAGGTCAGACTGTACAAATGTCCATGACCTGAATGATTCGGATGATCAAAGGTTTATCGAGGTAGAATGGGACACAGAAGAAAAGGCGACTTTCTTAAGCGAGCTTCAGATAAAAGCCATAGACAGACCAAGACTTCTTCAAGACGTGACTAATCTATATTCGGAAGCTAAATTGAATGCCGTTTCACTCAACTTAAGAGTAAATAAGGAACGGGTTGCCATATTAGACATTGGATTTGAAATAAATGAAACAAAACAAATAGAAGATTTAATCAAAAAAATCAAAAAGTTAG
Above is a window of Sedimentibacter sp. MB35-C1 DNA encoding:
- a CDS encoding bifunctional (p)ppGpp synthetase/guanosine-3',5'-bis(diphosphate) 3'-pyrophosphohydrolase gives rise to the protein MILIRNSGEDMLENLINQIESYNSNADISVVAKAYNYAEMAHSNAQTRYSGERYFVHPYNVALILADLHVDVQTIAAALLHDVVEDTGITYYDIKREFSEEIANMVDGVTKLSKVKYRNKEERQAESLRKMIIAMSKDIRVVIIKLADRLHNIRTLQYMPKEKQYQKAMETIEIYAPIANRLGMASIKWELEDLSLKYIDPEGYEDLVKKVQEKSEKRKDYISQIISIMSEKLNEAGIKSEIKGRPKSLYSIYKKMYFKNKSFEQIYDLIAVRIIVDTIKDCYGSLGTVHTLWKPIPGRFKDYIAMPKPNMYQSLHTTVIGPYGEPFEIQIRTLEMHRTAEYGIAAHWKYKEGIDEKTNYEEKLNWLRQMLEWQQETNDPQEFMESLKIDLYADEVFVFTPKGEVVNLPKGSIPIDFAYRVHSAVGNRCVGAKINGRIVPIDTKLKTGDQVEILTSQSSVGPSRDWLKIAASSQAKSKIRKFFKEKDKDFNVEKGKELVEREVKKQGFQIVDLMKEEWLKFVADKYNMNTISNLFAAVGNGGITENQIVNRLKLLYLEKNKDKIELEKIENLEKNLTAAKASPPRKEKHASGVIIKGIDNIKVRFSKCCNPVPGDAIVGYITRGRGVSIHRSDCTNVHDLNDSDDQRFIEVEWDTEEKATFLSELQIKAIDRPRLLQDVTNLYSEAKLNAVSLNLRVNKERVAILDIGFEINETKQIEDLIKKIKKLDGVLEVYRNKK